The following is a genomic window from Paenibacillus thiaminolyticus.
AGAGGGCCAGGAACAGACGCTCCCGCTGGTGAAGGGTCTGGTGTTCCGTTCGCAGGATGCCGGCATTGCCGCGGTCGATGACGCGGGGCGGGTCACTGGTATTCAAGCGGGCGAGACGGAGGTAACCGTAAGCTATGGCGAGCTGGAGGATGTTGTACCGGTCACGGTAAGGAAGTCCGGTGTGCCTCCGACGGAGGAAGTTCGCTCGATCCATGTCGAACCTGAGGAGTTGACATTGAAGGCGGGGGAAGCGTCCCGGTTGACCGTCACGGCGGCCGTCTATGCCGCGGGCGAAGTGAAGCGCGTCCCGATTACGGAAGGATTGACCTTCACTTCCTCCAACCCTCAAGTCGCCCGGGCGGAAGCGGACGGCCGAATTGCCGCCCTGAGAGAAGGGGAGGCCCGCATCGATATTGCCTATGGGGCGCTGAAGACAGAGGCGATCGTGAAGGTGAAGGGAGCGGACATCGTGACGCCGCCAACGACTCGCCCGGATCCGCCATCATCTGCTTCGGGGTCGAGCTCCTCTTCAAGCTCAAGCTCGAGCCCGGCTTCGCCAAGCGGGACCCCGATTCGGGCGGATGGCCGCTTGATCGGGACGCTGTACGTGACCGATGGCGAGGGCGGCAAGCAGGCGCGCGTGCGGATTGCTTCCGACTGGTTCGATAAGGAGCTGGACAAGGCGGAAGCCGGCGCCGCGGTTGCGCTCGATCTGTCCTCGTTGTCATGGAAGGAGTACAGAGCAGTTGTGTTGGAGATAGGAGCCTCTTCGGCCGAACGGCTGGTCAAGTCCGAAAAGGCGCTGCGTCTGAAGGGCTTCCGCTTCGCATTGACCGTACCAGCAGAAGCGATCTGGGATTTCATTGACCGGGATGGATTGAAGCTGACGCTCTCCGTCCAGGCAAGCTCCAGCTTGGGCGGCGCCCGCCAGGCTCTGGTATCGGGGGATACCGCGGCACTCGTGTCGGACATCATTGGTATTAAGACCCCGGTGCGCACCCAACAGGCACAGGAGCCAAAACCGACAGCTGCGAATCAACAGGGAGCGGGGGGAGAGACGGACGAGCCGGGCATCGGCTCGAAGAGCGCCGCTTGGAACCAGCTCCTGCTGTTGGAGCTAGAACTGGACGAACAGCTGGTCCGGCGGCCGCAAGCTGCCGGCATCTACGGACGCCATAAAGCGGAACCGTGGGTCTATGCCGGGCTGCCGGAGCGGGTAGCCAACGGGGAGGGCAAAAACGGCACGCATGTCCTGACTGTCCCGGTACGGCAGCCGGGCGAATATGCGGGACTGGAATACACGAAAACATTTACAGATATCGCGCAGCATTGGGGCCGCGCCAAGATTGAAGCGCTGGCTTCCCACCATATCGTCTCAGGACGGAATGATCATCAGTTTGCGCCGAATGATCCGGTGACGCAGGCTGAATTCATGACCTTGCTGGACCGCATCGCGGGCAAGGAACCGGATTGGAAGCGGCGTTCCAGCGAGCCGGGGGCTCATGAGCCGCTGCGGCGCGAGGATATGATCGTCCTGCTCGTGACGGCGCTCAATCCGGAGCTGCCGCAAGGTCCGGCCGAGGAGCTGGACGAGTCGGGGCTGGAGCAGGTGTCGCCGGAAGCGCGCGCAGCCGTAGCGTATGCCTATCAGGCCGGATTGGTCAAAGGCATGGGCACGGGCGGGTTCGCAGGGGATGCTCTGACGACCCGGGCGCAGGTGGCGGTCCTATTGTACCGCGTATTGCAGCAAATAGGACAAATGTAGTCATCAGATAACAGAGCCGTCCTGCAAGGGAGCAGAAGCCTTGCGGGACGGTTTTTTGCGATGAAAAGTGAAGGCAAGGGGATGGCTGCGATAAGAAAGAATGCGGGGAGCCGTAGTGTGGGAGTCTGTGGAAGGCAGCGGGCAGAGTAATGAAAAAAGGTGAAAGTGAAAGCGATATCATTGAAATCGAGTGAAATATTCCTTGTTTTGACTTCATATGTTGGTTAAGGATGTTCGATCCGACTTACAGAGAACAGGAGTGGTGGTATGCACGCAATCGACACATTGGCTCGCCTCGTCAGTGAGGTGAAGGAGGAGCCGGCCTGGGAGCTGCGGCTGACGCCGGAGACGAATCTGATTGACGATGTCGGGCTCGATTCGCTTCAGCTCATTCAGTTCATGCTGAAGGTGGAGGAGCAGTTGAAGGTGCGGATCGATTTCGAACGGTTCGAGTATGAGCATTTGCAGAGCGTGCGGGCGTTCCTGGGCTTCCTCGGGAAGCTGGATACCGGGGCGGAGCGGCATGCGTAATTCGGCGCCGGAGGCAGTGCGGCCGCTGCTGAGGCCGGTCTATGACGAGCCTCGGATCGTACTCGGAACATTCGATGCCGAAGCGTATTGGCGTCCCGCTCATCTGGCGAAGCTGCCTGCGATTCGGGCGGCTCAGGGGCGAGCGGTCGCCGGATGTATGGACGAGCTGCTGTTCCCATTCTGCGGCGAGGACGGTGTGCTGATTACCCGGCAGCCGATGAATGCCGCCCACGCGGCTTATTTGCGGGAGATTGGCTTCCGCTTCGGGACGGTATCGGCAGGCTGGGGCGGAGTGATCGGAACTGGCGGAACCAGCGGAACTAGCGAAGATGACAGAACGAGCGAAAATGATGGAACTGGGGAACATAGCGGAACTAGTGCACGCGGCGGCACTGACGGATCAGGGGCCGGCGATGTCTTCCAGGCCATCGCAAGCCAGCCGGATCAGGCGCAATGGCGCCGCCGCCTGCAGGAATTGCCCTGGGCCGTCTATGCAGTCACCCCGTCTGCCGCCGTGCTGGCCCAGCGCTATGGTATCGGGACTCGGATTCCAGCGGCACACATCGCGTCGCGGGTCAATTCCAAGGTGTATTCGCACCGGCTGGCGGCCCGCTTGGGCTGGAATCCGCCAGGGCATGTGGCCGAGGATGCCGACGAAGCGATGCGCATCGGGACGGAGCAGCTGCGGGAGGCCGGGAAGCTCGTGCTGAAGGATCCGTACGGCGTTTCGGGCAGCGGCAATTTTGCTGTCGATTCTGCGCCGCTTCTGGAACGGCTGATCGGCTATATCCGGGACCAGCAGCGGGCGGGCAAGCCGGTGCAGCTTCTGCTGGAGCCGTGGCTGGAGAAAGAGATTGATTTCTCCTGCCACCTGCAGATTAGGCCGGACGGAGCCGTCTCGCTGCTTGGCGTTCAGCAGATGATGAACCGTGGGCATAATTACGGCGGATCGCACGCGGGCGAGCCCGAATTGGCCGAGCGGCTGAACGCTTCCGGGTACTTCGCAGCGATGGAGCAATTGGCGGCATGTCTGCATGAGGAGGGCTACTTCGGCCCGGTATGCGTCGACTCGATGCTGCTCGCCGACGGCCGCGTCCATCCCGTCGTCGAGATCAACGCGCGGCATTCGCTGGGGCTGCTCAATTACAGCCTCGACACACATTGGGAGCGATGCGGACAGCGAAGCTTCCTGTCCTGCCTCCAGCTTGGGCTGCCGGACGCGTGGAAGGCCTCGCCCGGGATGAGCGGAGAAATGGAGCGGGCCGAACGGGAGGAGGGCGCTTGGAGCGAGCAGGCGGAACGGTTCGCCGAACTGCTGGCCCGGCTTGATCGGAGCGGGCTGCTGTTCACGCCGGAACGGCGGGAAGGCGTCGTTCCGCTGTCCGCCAATACGCTGTTCGCGCCGGACAGCGGGCGGGCGTCCGGACGCTGGTATGTGTCGCTGGCCGCCGGCAGCCGGGAAGCGAGCGAGCGGATAAGCCGCCGGCTCCGCGAGGCGTTGGCGGCGTACGGCTTCCGCATCTATTGAGAACGGAGGAATGAGAACGGCCGAAGTTGACTGAACCGTCATGTGAGGCTCAAGTATGAATGGAAAAAAGAAGGTGTCATCTATGGAATCCGCTTCATCTGTTACTATCCTGACCTCGGGCAATTCACTCGGCGCTTATGTACCCGGCATCCGCCTGCTGGAGCGGCTCCGGAAGCGCGGAGTTCCGGCGGAATTTGAGGTGCTGGAACGCCTGTTCCCGGAAGAGACGCGGCAGCAGCTTGTCCGGACGAAGCAGGCGTTCCACGCCAGCTTCGCCACGGCTTTGATGGGCACGCGACTGGCGCGCGGCATCGGCCCGTCGCTCGCGGACGGGGCGGTGGATGCCCTGCTCGATCGCTGGCAATTCGAAGGACGCCGCATCTTCCTGGCCGTGACGGGCTTCTGGGTGCCTATTCTGGAGCAATATGAACGGCGCGTTCATCCTGAGCCGATCCGGGCGGAATTTCTCCGGCTCGATGCGATCGACACGCCATCCTACCGCGTCTATCGGGAGACCTATCCCCGCTTCCGTCATCACTGGCTGTTCCGGCTGAAGGGAGAGCAGCTGCTGCTTCATTATCGGCTCGCAATGTCCGATGAGCCGATCCTGCCTTATTCCGACCGGGATGAACGGATCGTGGTCCATGGCGGCGGCTGGGGCATCGGCAGCTACCGCGGCGTGATCCCGGCCCTTCAGGAGCGGTACGCGCTCGATCTCGTCGCCTATGATCCCGACGAGCTAAGGGCGGCGCGGCCTGGCGATCGCGTCTATCTCACCGACCCGGAGTGGCATCCGTGGTCGGAGGAGCCGGCGCGGCCCGGGCAGCCGCCTTATCCGCCGATGGCGGAGTGGGAGGCGGGGGATGAGCCGCTCTATGAGCGGGGCCAGGACGGCCCGCGCTTATACGGCGCCATCCGCCGCGGCCTGGCCATCGTGAGCAAGCCCGGGGGCGGCACGCTCGTCGATTCACTGTCCGCGGCGACGCCGCTCGTCTATCTGGAGCCGTTCGGCGATCATGAGCGGGCCAATGCGCTGCTGTGGGAAGGGCTCGGCTTCGGCATTGCCTACGACCGATGGGCGGCGTCCGGGTTTGCGCGCAGCGCGCTGGAGCCGCTTCATCACAATCTGCTGCGACATGCGCTTTCACTATCCGATTACGGAGGGATGTATCCATGACACAACCGAAGACAAGCGCCACCCTGACCCCGGCGGAATTCCTTTCCATGAAGCAGACGCTGCACAACCGGAGCGCGGCCAGCCGCGGACGGAAGCTTGACCGCTCCTTCGCCTTCGATCTGCCGCGCGATATCGGGATCAAGCTGAACAACGGCTGCAATCTGCGCTGCAAGCACTGCTTCGAATGGAATCCCGACGGCTACCATCATGAGTTCGAGCGCCAGGAGGCTAGGCGCGAGATCGATTTTGCCCTGATCGAGCGAATTTTCGAGGAGACGAGGCCCTGCCGGTCCCGCATGTATTTATGGGGCGGCGAGCCCTTGATGTATTCCAAGTTCGACGAGCTGTGCGAACTGCTCGCCTCCGATCCGCGCATCTCGACCATTTGCACGAATGCGGTGCTCGTCGAGCCCAAGCTGGAGTCGCTGCTGAAGCTGCCGGAAGGGGTGACGCTTCTCGCCAGCCTGGAAGGCTTCGAGGCGGAGAACGACGCGATCCGCGGACGCGGCATCTTCCGCAAGGTCATGTCTGCGATCGAGCTGCTGTTGGAGCGGAAGCGCGAAGGCGAATTCCGCGGAGATGTGTCGGTCAGCCTGACCATCAATGACGCCATGGTCACCCGGCTGTACGATTTCATGGAATTTTTCGAGAAGGCCGGCGTCAATTCCGTCTACTTCGTCTTCCCTTGGTATATTCCGGAGGAAGTCGCGGAGCGGATGGACTCGTACTTCGCCGAGCATTTCGGCTGGCTTGAGGCGGCACGGCAGGACCCGGAGCCAACCCGCAAGAGCTGGCACTCCTTCACCTACCATCTGTCGCCGGACAACATCGAGCCGCTGCTCGCGGAAATGGAGAAGCTGCGTTCCCGCGTTTGGAAGAACCGCATCCGCTTCCAGCCGGCGCTGGAGCCGGACGAGGTGCGGAGCTTCGTGCTGGGAACGGACCGGCCGGGCATGGGGCGAACCGAGTGCCTGGCCTTGTCGAACCGCATGGACGTACTGCCGAACGGGAAGGTGAATCCATGCAAGTTTTTCCCGGAATTCACGATCGCCGATCTGCAGGAAGGCACCCTGAAGGATGTCTTTCACGGCGACGGCTACCAGAACCATCGCGATGCGCTCGCTTGCGGCTTGACGCCGGTCTGCTCGAAATGCGTGCTGCTGTACAACAACGGCGCCTAATCACTGGCCCCGGCCGGGAACAGGGAGGGGCTAGACAAGGGAGGAGAGAGCTGCCATGAGCGCCATCACGGTGCGGGGATTGAGCAAGACCTTCGCTTACTACCGCAAGCAGAGCGGGCTTCGGCATTCGCTGCGCCATCTGTTCCGCCGTGAGCAGCTGTACCGCCATGCCGTCGACGGCATCAGCTTCGACATTGCCCAGGGCGAAGCCGTCGGCTTCATAGGCCCGAACGGAGCGGGCAAGACGACGACGCTCAAGATGCTGTCCGGCATTCTGCATCCGTCGGCGGGAGAGGCGAGGGTGCTGGGCTATGTGCCTTGGGAGCGACAGCGGGAGTTCAAGCGCCGCTTCGCCATCGTCATGGGCCAGAAAAGCCAGCTCTGGTGGGATCTGCCCGCGAATGAATCCATTTATTTGAACAAATGCATTTATGGGCTCGGCGATCGCGACTACCGGATGACGCTGGATGAACTGGCCGCCATGCTTGACGTGAGGCATCTGCTCGGCGTGCAGGTGCGCCGCCTGTCGCTGGGCGAGCGGATGAAGATGGAGATCATCGCCGCGCTCATTCACCGGCCGCAGCTATTGTTCCTCGATGAGCCGACGCTGGGGCTGGACTTCGCCGCCCAGCAGAATGTGCGGGAATTCCTGCGGGCTTATAAGGAAGAGAAGCAGGCGACGATTCTGCTGACGAGCCACTATATGCGCGATATCGAGCAGGTATGCGGGCGGGCGCTCGTCATTCACGGCGGGAAGATCGCCTATGACGGGGAGCTTGCGCGAATAAGCGCATCCTTCAGCCGCCGCAAGCGGATGAAGGTGCGGTTCGCTGCGGACATTCCGCCGGCCGAGCTGCGGGCGCTCGTGCAGATGCTGGCGGAGGTCCGGGCCCATCACGGCTTGATGGCCGAGTTGGAGGTGGCAGCGGATGAAGTGAAGCCGCTGGCACGTCTGCTGCTTGACCATGATCTGGTCGAGGACTGGACGGTGGAGGAGGTCCCGGTCGAGGAAGCGGTCGAGCGGCTGTATACAGCCAAGTCGGAAGGTGAAGGAGAGCGAGCGGATGGATACGAGGCGCCCCGGCATGCGACGGAAGGATAGCGGCGAACAGCGGTGGCGGGAGGGCAGCGGCACGAATGACCAACCGGATGATCAGCCAGATGATCAACCGAATGTCCGAATGGGTGAGGAGGCGGGTGACCAGCCGCTGGAGAAGCCGGGGAGCAAGCAGGGCAGCGGCGGCCTGCCGGGCAACCTGCTGCATGGCAGGGCCGGATTCGATAACGGCGGCCTGCCTGCGCGCGGAACCGGGACGGCGGACGGCAAGCAGCCCGCAGCCGGGGCGGGCAGCTCCTGGGCCGGCCGCTTCCGGCTCGCTGCCGGCAAGTATGGCGCCGCGTTCAAGATCGGGCTGCAGGCCTCAATGGAATACAGGCTTCAATTCCTGATCGGGCTTGTCAGCTTGATCTTTCCTATCGGCATCCAGTCCCTAATTTGGACGGCCGTCTACCGCTCGTCCGCCGACGGGGTGTTGTACGGGTACGATTACAGCCAGATGATTCTGTACACGCTGCTGTCGGGTATCGTGACGAAGCTCGTCATGACCCAACTGGAGCACACGATTGCGGAAGATATTAAGAGCGGCGGACTGAACGCGTATCTGGTCCGCCCCATCAGCTATTTTGGTTATCGGCTCTCTGCCTATGCCGGGAGCAGGGTCATCTCGGACACTGTGCTGCTCGGCCTCGTGGCCGCCGTGCTGCTCATCGCCGTCCGCTACGGACATGCTCCGCTGCCGCCTGTCCGCCTCGCCCTGTTCGCCGCAGCCCTCCTGCTGGCCGCGGCCGTGCAATTCCTGCTGTCCTACGCGATCTGCGCCTTGGCTTTCCGGCTGGCGGAGATTTCGTATTTTTTCGTCATCACCGGGCTTATCGTGCAGATCGTCAGCGGCGGCATCGTGCCGCTCGAGGTGTTCGGCGAGACGGTGAACGGATGGTTCAGCCTGCTGCCGTTCAAATATACGATTTATTTTCCGGTCAATGTGCTGACCGGCCGAATTCCCGCAAGCGAGTCGCTCGGCGGCATTGCCATCCAATGCGGCTGGATCGTAATTCTGGCCGGGACCGCGCACATCGCATGGCGGGTTGGCCTGAAGCGGTATGTCGGGTTAGGAGGATGAGGCGGCGATGGGGGGAGAGAGACGAGCGCGCTTCCGGGACGCATGGCGCACGGGAGTGGAGTATATGCGCCTGTATGGCGTTTTTATCCGCAACTGCCTGGCAGCCAGCATGGAGTACCGCTTTAATTTCTGGATGGGCATTGCGGTCGAAATTGCTTTTTTATGCGCGAAGGCGCTGTACATTTTGATTGTATACCAGACGAATCTGCATATTGGGAAGCTGACGCCGGATCATATCCTGCTGTTCATCGGCACCTACACGATGATGACGGGATTTTATATGGGCTTGTTCTATGTCAATTTCATCCGGCTGCAGCAATATGTGCGCGACGGGACGCTCGATCTGATGCTGACGAAGCCGATTTCCCTGCAATTTCTCGTCTCGCTTCGCTATGTCGACATCGGCTTGCCGGTGCCGAACGTGCTGGCCGGAGCCGCTATGATCGCCGTCGGCTGGTCCCGCGCCGGGCTGCCGCTGAATGCGGCGAATCTCGTTGGCTTCGCCGGGCTGCTGCTGGCGGCGCTGGCTGTCACCTACGGCCTGATGCTGCTGCCGGCCTTGCTGGCCTTCCGCTTCGTGCAGACCGGGGCGGTGACGGAGATCGCGCATTCGATCTGGGATGCGAACAATATGCCGCTCGATATTTTCCCGCCGTGGCTGCAGCGCATTGGGATTTACGCAATCCCGGTGTTCCTCATCAGCAACTATGCGCCCAAGTTCGTCATGAACGAACTGAGCGCCGGGGATATCGCTTGGGCGGCTGCGGCGCCGCTTCTGCTTCTGTTGCTGGCAAGATGGTGCTGGAAGCGGGCGGTAAGCGGGTACAGCAGCGCGGGCAGCTAGTGAGGGGCCGGCGGTACGGCATGATTCATCATCATGACAAGATGAAGGAAGGAGAGCGTTGCTATGATGGACGTACGAGAGAGACAACGGTTCGAGACTGGCTTCTTCAATTGCCGGGCCATTCAGTTGTCTCTGGCGCTGCAAGAGTGGGGAATGCCGGTCGAGGCGCTCTATTATAACGCGTGGGAGAGCACGAAGGAGATTTACGAGCATTTATATGTGAAAAAATCGAAGCCATGGTTTTACCGTTCCCCTTGTCTGGAGCCGTCCGAGCTGGAGCTGATCGGTATTCCTTATGAACAGGTCCCTTATGCGGATGATGAGGAGATTGCCCCGCTGCTGCAGCGCATCGATTACGGCGCTTGCGCGGCGTTTCTCTGGATCTCCTGCGGGGAAGCGCCTTATGTGAAGCCGGGAACGTTCGGCGACCCGGAAGCGGCGCATTCGGTATGGGTCTGCGGGTGGTCGCCAGAGCCTGGCGGTTCGGGCCGCTATGCGATCCGCGATACGTATCCCGGCTATGAAGGGGATATATCGGAAGAGGACCTTCGGCGGATGTGCAAGGTTCCGGCGTTGAACACAGAGGACAGGGCCGTTTTTCTAATGCGCAAGCCGGAAGCGAAGGCGAGTCCGGACTGGAGCCGGATTCGCAAGAGGTATGAGGAGCGCATGGCGCGCCAGCAGGGGGATACTGCATACTATGAGATTGTCCGCGCCTATGCGTCCGGCGGCGGGACGGGGCCGTTCACAAATCTGGCCGAGCTGTATGACTGCCATGCGCATGCTTTCAAATTCATTGCAGGCTCCCGCTATGCCTTCTCCTGCTTCGTGGAAGCGGCGGAGGGGGACCGAAGCCTGGTGCAGTTGCTGCGCGGCATAGCGCGCAAGGCGGATATGCTGAAAAATTTCTTCCTCATGGCCATCCACGGCGGAAGCGATCATGCGGCAATCATCGCGCAGTTGTGCAGTGAGATTCAGGAGCTGGAGGAACTGGCTTGGGGCTATATCGTATCGCCAAGCGGCGTGGCTCCCGGCATCGCGCCGCAAGTAACGAATTTCCTCGCGTGAGGCCGATCGCAGTATGGAGCTTTTGCGACATTCATGCTCGGCTTGTGATGAACGGCGAGGCCTCTGATCCAACCCTATCCTATATTTCAGATCCAGCCAAGCTTCGGCACACTTCATACGTTTAATGGGCCTTTCAGACTGGAATTGATATTGCGAGAAAGCAGTCCCTGGACATATGGGGCAGAACCGAGACAAGCGAGGTAGAAAGTGCCGGATGGAGAAAGGAAAGTCCTATATTCCGAAATGCGGAAGAAAAGGAGAAGAAGTTCGAGAAGCCTATGTATACAAATGAGGAAGCCATTGCAACGATGAACCCGTTAATGAAGAAGATATTTCGGCGTTGATCTGACAGGCTATCATGTCAAAGTGAACAAGGATTGGTATACATTCTCTAAGAAAGGGGCGATCCTCTCGGCGCAAATTAATGGTGCGGGAAATGTTTATCAAGTTAGCCGGTCTAGTCTACGAAAATAAAGAAGACCATCTAATCTGTGAATAGACAATTGGAGGTACGCTATCATGAAACCGTTCAGAGTATTTCTTTATTCCATTGTTTGACCGTTACGGCGAAAGTCAATGAAAAAGGAAAGATTTACGGGGTGGACCAAGCCGGCCCAAGGAAATAAAGATAGGGCGGCATGAAAAGAACATCGAGGCAACCCGATGGATATCCATCAGAGAGCGCACCGCTCTCTGATTTTTTTGCATTACGGCTCCGGGAAGCGGCGGGGGCAGACCATTAACGCCTCTTATTTTCTTTGGCAGCTTGGGCATCTATCGTTTCAAGAAAGTCCTTTGCGGTCCGAACGACATATTTGACCTCGTCAATCGATCTTTCCATCAGCGCAATTTTATGGAGATCAAGCAGCATTTGCTTCTCTTCGATGCCAGCCTTGCCGTGGAGCTTCTGAAAATGAAACAATTCGGCCGGTCCAATATCCAGTGCATGCATAAGCGATTCCAATGTTTTCAAGGTTACGTTGACTTTTCCGGATTCGATATCCGAAATTCGTGACTTGCTCATTCCTTCTTTACCTGTTCTTTCCGCAACCTGCTCCTGACTTAATCCCTTTGCGGATCGAATCATTCTTAGCTGTTCGCCAACAAGTTTTAGTAAATCTGACATGATAGTCACCTCAGTTAGAGGTTAGTAAAACATTGAAGAAAAAGAGATATCACTATAACATAACAAAGACAAAAATGTTATACTATAATAGAACGTTTCATAGAGATTCCAATTCAAGCAATTCAAGCAGATCAAGGAGGCAAAGCTGATAGTTCAGAAATCGATGTGGAGGAAGTAATATGTCCGATTGGGTAAAAGAAACCTTGCATCAACGCCTGGAATATCTAAGAGAACAAGTGGAACTGCAGCCGGAGATCGCAATATTGCAGAATAAACGGAAAGCATTGGAACGCGCATTGCAGCGCGAATTCGAACGACAAGAAAGCGGCTTGCACATGGAATGGCTGGATGCGCACGAGGAACTCGCCTTAGTTAAGATGGGCTGGTTCTACGCCAAGGGGGTTCAGGACGGATTGAAAATGCTCATTTTTTTGCAAAACTCGGAAGAAGAGCTGGAGAAAAGCATGACGACAACCATGAAATCCTAATTTGCAGCGGAAAAGGGCAATCCCTCTCCCGGCTTTTGATCAAGAGGGGAACAAGGAAGCCAAAAGGCCGAGTCAGGGTTCATGTACCCGGAACTCGGCCTTTTGCCTTGTGCATTCCAACTTACAGTCTGAAGAGTTTGCCTTCTTCATAGGCTTCCCAAGCTTACATTCTCTGCTCTGCCGATGCGGAACTCCGCTTCGCGTTGCGCTGTGACCAGGATGCGAGCCCCATCGTGGAGAGGAGCAGGATACCGGTCACCCAGAAGACGGCATGAATGGAGAACACGCCGCTGATCGCGCCGCCGACCAACGGGCCGAGCATGCCGCCAAGCTGATTCGCCGTCTGATTCAGGCTGAACGCGCGGCCCCGGAACTCGCTGTCCGTCGAGCGGACGACGAGGCCGTTCAAGGCCGGGAACACGGCGCAGAAGAAGATGCCGTAGGCGAACCGGATGAACGAGAACCACCAGATGTTGTGGAACGGAATCTGGGCGAGCGTTCCGATGCCGCCGGCGAGCAGGCCGATCATCAGGACGCGCTGGAACCCGACCCGATCGGCCATCTTGCCCCAGCGCGGCGCGAAGATGATGCTCGCTACCCCGACGAGGGAGAAGACGAAGCCTGCCGCGAGCGAGGCGTTCTTGTCGGAGATGCCGAGCTCGACAATGTACAGCGGCAGCACCGGCTCGATCGTCATGACGGAGAACTGGGTGCAGAGCGACAGAACGAGCACGATCAGGAGCGGCTTATTGTGGGCTGCCAGGCTGAACGTGTGCACGATCGAGACCCGGTCCTTGCTTGGCACGAACGATTCTTCCTTAACCCAGAAAATAATGAGCAGTGTCGCCAGGAAGCAGAGCACTCCCGCGCTGCCGAACGCAATCCGGTTGTCGAATATTCTCGCCAGCACGCCGCCCAGCATCGGCCCCATGATGCTGCCCGTCGCCGTCGCCGTGGACATCATGGACAGCGCATACCCGACCTTGCGCTCCGGCGTATTGGTGCCGACCAGAGCGATCGAGCCCGGAATGAATCCCGACAGCAGCCCCTGCAGCAGCCGCAGAATAAGCAGCTGAACGGGACTGGTGACGAAGGCCGTCAGCAGATAGATGACGCAGAGAGCCAGCCCGGCCCGGATAATCATCGGCTTCCGTCCGTATTTGTCCCCGACGGCTCCCCAGAACGGAGAAGAGATCGCTCCGGCGAGGAAGGCGCTGCTGAACAGAATTCCGGACCACAGCTCCAGATGATCCTTGACGCCGATCTGAATCAGGAAGAGCGGCAGAAAAGGAACGACCATGGAGAAGCTGGAAGAGACGATGAATGCCCCGAACCACAGTATCCACAGATTTTTCTTCCATGTTTCCATTAGATCTTCACTCCCGATATCCCTTTTTCAACGTACGTTTCGATTGGAGTGTCATTCTAACGGCACTCGATATGTCAGACCGAACACATTATCCGCTTCCTATTATACAGCAAGCAGTCAATCTTTTTTTGCTCCGGCACGGCCGGAGAACAGGAGCTTGCCTTCGTCGAGTGCGGTTGCCGCAAGGGAAATCGGCGGGGGAAAATATTTTTTATTTTGGGGGATTACGCTAATTATGAACCTAGTTGATTCACGGCCGAGGCCCCTTCTAAATAAGCGTCAGACGCCGCGCAGAAGCTCTCCGGGTCGGGGTGTCCGTTGATCACGAGAATATTCGGTTTCATAGTCGTTCCTCCTCTTA
Proteins encoded in this region:
- a CDS encoding MFS transporter; this encodes METWKKNLWILWFGAFIVSSSFSMVVPFLPLFLIQIGVKDHLELWSGILFSSAFLAGAISSPFWGAVGDKYGRKPMIIRAGLALCVIYLLTAFVTSPVQLLILRLLQGLLSGFIPGSIALVGTNTPERKVGYALSMMSTATATGSIMGPMLGGVLARIFDNRIAFGSAGVLCFLATLLIIFWVKEESFVPSKDRVSIVHTFSLAAHNKPLLIVLVLSLCTQFSVMTIEPVLPLYIVELGISDKNASLAAGFVFSLVGVASIIFAPRWGKMADRVGFQRVLMIGLLAGGIGTLAQIPFHNIWWFSFIRFAYGIFFCAVFPALNGLVVRSTDSEFRGRAFSLNQTANQLGGMLGPLVGGAISGVFSIHAVFWVTGILLLSTMGLASWSQRNAKRSSASAEQRM